A window from Plectropomus leopardus isolate mb chromosome 3, YSFRI_Pleo_2.0, whole genome shotgun sequence encodes these proteins:
- the LOC121939836 gene encoding cytochrome b-c1 complex subunit 6, mitochondrial translates to MVFEEKMIMNGEPDDEEEEEEEEEEEEMVDPLETMRQKCEETEHCVHTRERLEHCETRVGSRSSTTEDCTEELFDFLHARDHCVSHKLFHSVK, encoded by the exons ATGGTTTTCGAGGAGAAGATGATCATGAACGGAGAGCCCGATGAT gaggaggaagaggaggaggaggaggaagaggaagagatggTG gATCCTCTGGAAACAATGCGACAGAAGTGTGAAGAGACAGAGCACTGCGTTCACACTCGGGAGCGCCTGGAGCATTGTGAGACCAGAGTTGGCTCCAGGTCTTCAACAACGGAGGATTGTACTGAGGAGCTGTTTGACTTCCTGCATGCTCGGGACCACTGT GTGTCACACAAACTTTTCCATTCAGTCAAATGA